A single region of the Vibrio chagasii genome encodes:
- a CDS encoding type II and III secretion system protein family protein codes for MASTCRWWGILLLSSLCLSFASAASALDVTINEAKMIRLPEKAKSIFISSTHIADYQTLTNTKVMVFGKRAGSATITVLNEQERVIYTNKIRVTHNSREFNELVKNKFPEASVNAESLGGKLWLKGRVPSPMMAHNIVSLAKGYLSPIVNQTEQKEGSNTNKNNSSDSALTQNQPTSSKEEELINQLVVTMPNQVNIRVKIAEVSRNVSNKLGIKWGSLAGGVGQFYFAKFPNVSSWGKPSITTLVDALASNGMMSVLAEPNLTAMSGEDAEFLVGGQVPLPLITADTTQIEYKDFGVKLNFTPTVLSQNRISLKVNPEVSNVSIDGQQVIQGANFPSFTTRSASTTIELASGQSFALGGLLKSEDIEQLQKVPLVAEIPVLGSLFRSTEFTRRETELIIIVTAYLVQPTRSDSMQLPTDGLIPLSDVERLLALPRIQRKRTHDQETYTDNQKPRLLGDNGFYY; via the coding sequence ATGGCTAGTACCTGTCGTTGGTGGGGGATTCTCCTGCTATCAAGCCTTTGCCTCTCTTTTGCATCAGCAGCATCTGCGCTTGATGTGACAATCAATGAGGCAAAAATGATTCGCCTGCCAGAAAAAGCGAAGTCGATTTTCATCTCTAGCACTCATATTGCGGATTACCAAACCTTAACCAACACCAAGGTGATGGTATTTGGCAAACGAGCTGGCAGCGCCACCATCACCGTTTTGAACGAGCAAGAACGCGTTATCTATACCAATAAGATTCGTGTGACTCACAACAGCCGCGAATTCAATGAATTAGTGAAAAACAAGTTCCCAGAAGCGTCAGTTAACGCAGAATCCTTAGGCGGCAAACTGTGGTTAAAAGGCCGTGTTCCTTCCCCAATGATGGCGCACAATATCGTGTCATTGGCGAAAGGGTATCTGTCTCCCATTGTTAACCAAACTGAGCAGAAAGAAGGCTCGAACACAAACAAAAATAACAGTAGTGACAGTGCACTGACTCAAAATCAGCCTACCTCCTCCAAAGAAGAGGAGCTGATTAATCAATTGGTTGTCACCATGCCAAATCAAGTCAACATTCGAGTAAAAATCGCCGAAGTCTCTCGAAATGTCTCCAACAAACTCGGAATCAAATGGGGCTCACTCGCCGGAGGCGTAGGACAATTTTACTTTGCAAAGTTTCCTAATGTCAGTAGCTGGGGAAAACCAAGCATCACAACACTGGTTGATGCATTAGCAAGTAACGGCATGATGTCTGTGCTAGCTGAACCTAACTTGACGGCAATGTCTGGTGAAGATGCAGAATTTCTAGTAGGTGGACAGGTTCCACTGCCATTGATTACTGCTGATACCACTCAAATCGAGTACAAAGACTTCGGTGTAAAACTGAACTTTACGCCCACCGTGCTTAGCCAAAATCGCATCAGTTTAAAAGTAAACCCAGAAGTCAGCAACGTCTCGATTGACGGGCAACAAGTAATACAAGGAGCTAACTTTCCCTCTTTCACTACTCGCAGTGCTTCTACCACCATCGAGCTAGCCAGTGGGCAAAGTTTCGCTTTAGGCGGCTTATTAAAGTCTGAAGATATTGAACAATTACAAAAAGTACCACTTGTCGCGGAGATACCAGTACTAGGAAGTCTCTTCCGTTCAACGGAATTCACTCGCCGAGAAACAGAGTTAATCATCATTGTCACGGCTTATCTAGTGCAACCAACTCGTTCAGATTCGATGCAGCTACCAACCGACGGTCTCATTCCATTAAGCGATGTTGAACGTCTTCTGGCACTGCCGAGAATTCAGCGTAAAAGAACACACGACCAAGAAACATACACCGACAACCAGAAGCCTCGCTTGCTGGGTGACAACGGGTTCTATTACTGA
- a CDS encoding CpaD family pilus assembly lipoprotein encodes MNKLSLLLPALFMFAGCAPTPTTQQPSVDVVSVTNKFSLTLSGKALSDQEKADISDFISRRGALSNLMVKITKTTPKGESQIEKVRLHLIESGLYPSQIWVADEATEGKGDITILVESYRAKVTACDAGKTPRTTVNAYRTQRNFGCANANALAQMVANPKDLIVGQPMSGTQGQKAVSSIDNYLAPPPQNQQTINGSSTNTLGGSL; translated from the coding sequence ATGAACAAATTATCCTTATTACTCCCTGCCCTATTTATGTTTGCGGGATGCGCACCTACGCCAACCACTCAGCAACCATCGGTCGATGTGGTGTCGGTTACGAACAAGTTCTCTCTAACGCTTTCAGGAAAAGCCCTGTCAGATCAGGAAAAGGCGGATATTTCTGATTTCATATCTCGCCGAGGTGCATTAAGTAACTTGATGGTCAAAATAACAAAAACAACGCCGAAAGGTGAAAGTCAGATAGAGAAAGTAAGGCTTCACCTGATCGAATCAGGCCTCTATCCATCACAAATTTGGGTAGCAGACGAGGCTACAGAAGGTAAAGGCGACATCACCATTTTAGTCGAGTCTTACCGCGCCAAAGTCACAGCCTGTGACGCGGGTAAAACGCCAAGAACCACAGTCAACGCCTACCGCACACAGCGCAATTTTGGGTGTGCCAATGCCAATGCCCTTGCACAAATGGTAGCCAACCCTAAAGATCTGATCGTCGGTCAACCGATGAGTGGTACTCAAGGACAAAAAGCTGTCTCTAGTATCGATAACTACTTGGCTCCACCACCCCAAAACCAACAAACAATTAATGGCTCTTCGACGAACACGCTAGGGGGCTCGCTATGA
- a CDS encoding P-loop NTPase: protein MNKVHQLTVLIAASEQLDTLSLKATLSDFGINHIITSSNQEDEVVRQVLKHGITTVFLDVMSCELAESKQAVQRLIKRTGCQIIVIGQSNEIFIYRGMLASGASDYLVPPVTTQDLEHVSFTALQNSNGKRNEKVISVVSTKGGAGSSTITATLSQQLAELGKQVACLDLDFSMGDLDLLLNVEGNPALIELLQYPERLEPLVFERCGISVDEKHTLFTGYLPLDAAPFWPQKSALDQFTQFCLQKADYLVMDIPTYSLRDQVGFNALKSADIRVIVIEPTLGAIRNAGQIIKRLQEPSSSQTIVILNHCKSDSASMISVKDVQKSLGVKVDIIIPFLPNHFIGNSSLGHPAHKGNKKAKLAFNSLIELITGEVPQSSRRFWKRGA from the coding sequence ATGAATAAAGTACACCAGTTAACGGTACTCATCGCTGCGTCCGAGCAACTCGACACCCTATCGCTTAAAGCGACATTGAGTGACTTTGGTATTAACCACATTATCACCTCTTCCAATCAAGAGGATGAGGTAGTACGACAGGTCCTAAAACATGGTATCACAACTGTATTTCTCGACGTGATGAGTTGTGAGTTAGCAGAATCGAAACAGGCGGTGCAACGCTTAATTAAGCGTACAGGGTGCCAAATTATTGTGATTGGGCAATCCAATGAAATTTTCATTTACCGTGGCATGCTGGCATCAGGCGCGAGTGACTACTTAGTACCTCCTGTGACGACGCAAGACTTAGAACACGTTTCCTTTACGGCCTTGCAAAACAGTAACGGGAAACGCAATGAAAAAGTCATCTCGGTTGTCAGTACCAAAGGGGGCGCAGGTAGCAGCACTATTACCGCAACGCTTTCTCAACAACTGGCCGAACTAGGTAAGCAAGTCGCTTGCCTAGACCTCGACTTTTCAATGGGCGATTTGGATCTACTACTCAATGTTGAAGGGAACCCAGCATTAATAGAGCTTTTACAATATCCAGAAAGACTTGAACCACTTGTATTCGAGCGCTGCGGGATCAGTGTGGATGAAAAACATACTCTTTTTACTGGCTATCTACCTCTAGATGCCGCGCCATTTTGGCCACAAAAGAGTGCTTTGGACCAATTTACCCAGTTTTGCCTACAAAAAGCAGACTACCTGGTAATGGATATCCCAACTTACTCCTTACGTGATCAAGTTGGCTTCAACGCGCTGAAAAGCGCCGATATAAGAGTCATTGTTATTGAACCAACACTGGGGGCTATCCGCAATGCTGGCCAAATTATCAAGCGATTACAGGAGCCGTCCTCTTCACAGACGATAGTGATCCTGAATCATTGTAAGTCAGACTCTGCATCAATGATTTCTGTAAAGGACGTGCAAAAATCATTAGGCGTCAAAGTTGATATTATCATTCCGTTTTTACCTAACCATTTTATAGGCAATTCATCACTCGGACACCCTGCTCACAAAGGTAATAAAAAGGCTAAGCTTGCGTTCAATTCTCTCATCGAGTTGATCACCGGTGAAGTGCCTCAGAGCAGTCGCCGCTTTTGGAAGCGAGGTGCATAA
- a CDS encoding CpaF family protein, whose translation MFGQNPQVIEQDVNGGARINQSSVTSTPSIREHYHVIHEEVIKAIDPSVVVSLSASALEARIAELVSEIVISKQLPLGHSDVTHSVEQLLHEFLGLGPLQHLIEDQTVTDIMVNGYREVYVERSGKLQKTTVQFRNEEQLLNLARRIVSKVGRRIDESNPLVDARLDDGSRVNVMIPPLALDGTYISIRKFNENKLSLAQLEGLGAMSKSMVKLIDIIVRSRLNVLVAGGTGAGKTTLLNAMSFSIPPQERIITIEDTAELRLQQPHVVRAETRPANAEGLTPITQRELVRNALRMRPDRIILGEVRGDEAFEMMQAMNTGHDGSLCTLHANSAADALVRMENMLMMSQATLPLFALRRQIADTIDVVIQVERMRDGKRRIVSITEVQGIESEQYITHDLFTFDALSEDQQGNIMGCYKSARCVPHFNEKVRHHQLDKQLRAAMEVDVV comes from the coding sequence ATGTTTGGTCAGAACCCTCAGGTCATTGAACAAGATGTAAACGGTGGCGCACGAATAAATCAATCTAGCGTAACCTCGACACCTTCCATACGTGAGCACTACCATGTTATTCACGAAGAGGTTATCAAGGCCATCGACCCATCGGTTGTAGTCAGCTTAAGTGCGTCAGCTCTAGAGGCCCGAATTGCTGAGCTCGTGTCGGAAATAGTGATCTCCAAGCAATTGCCATTAGGCCACAGTGATGTGACTCATTCTGTAGAACAACTGCTGCATGAATTTTTAGGTTTGGGACCGCTTCAGCATTTGATTGAAGACCAAACGGTCACAGACATTATGGTCAATGGTTACCGCGAAGTTTACGTAGAACGTTCCGGAAAACTGCAAAAAACCACGGTTCAATTTCGTAATGAAGAGCAGCTGCTCAACTTAGCACGACGTATCGTGAGCAAGGTGGGTAGGCGAATTGATGAATCGAATCCATTAGTCGATGCAAGACTGGATGATGGCAGTCGTGTCAACGTGATGATTCCACCTTTAGCGCTCGATGGGACCTATATTTCAATCCGAAAATTTAATGAGAATAAACTCTCATTGGCTCAGTTAGAGGGCCTCGGAGCGATGTCCAAATCAATGGTTAAGTTAATCGATATCATCGTTCGTTCTCGTCTTAACGTTCTTGTTGCAGGTGGCACAGGCGCAGGTAAAACTACATTGCTGAATGCGATGTCTTTTAGCATTCCACCTCAAGAACGCATCATTACCATTGAAGACACTGCCGAACTGCGATTACAACAACCACATGTAGTACGTGCAGAAACTCGCCCAGCCAACGCAGAAGGTTTAACACCAATAACCCAGCGAGAATTGGTCAGGAATGCATTGCGTATGCGACCAGATCGCATCATTTTAGGCGAAGTTCGTGGTGATGAGGCCTTTGAGATGATGCAAGCGATGAACACAGGCCACGATGGTTCTCTGTGTACACTGCACGCTAACTCGGCGGCAGATGCTCTGGTTCGAATGGAAAACATGTTGATGATGAGCCAAGCCACTTTACCGCTCTTCGCGCTACGCCGCCAAATCGCTGACACCATTGATGTCGTAATCCAAGTTGAGCGAATGCGTGATGGGAAAAGGCGTATTGTTTCAATAACAGAAGTACAGGGTATTGAAAGCGAACAATACATTACTCATGACCTTTTTACCTTTGATGCATTGTCTGAGGATCAACAAGGAAACATTATGGGGTGCTACAAAAGTGCTAGATGTGTCCCTCACTTCAACGAGAAAGTCAGACACCACCAGCTAGATAAACAACTAAGAGCTGCGATGGAGGTCGACGTCGTATGA
- a CDS encoding type II secretion system F family protein, with amino-acid sequence MILVLVVLSTLLSLLLLRRRARHANVNKRLQLVSYQQQASSISIKKDDHIRSNKLYARFRRINALLCTSDKGFIILTAIGFPIASHAFLPKVALYYQVIAVAGLWLTCFFALVFYRRKLQVEEFEKSIISVLGLISRAVSAGLSVPQAIDQVAQNEQGLLGREFSYIRDNLALGLSLRDTLEDACIRLPYHSFRYFSVALILNQSNGGQLRDILQGLSRTMHDNRAMRKKVKSLTSEPRMTALFLSLLPIGLIGSIAWIEPTMADRLINTESGQNVLIYVLSSICFGTLILNSLTRNKRFSS; translated from the coding sequence ATGATCCTAGTTCTAGTAGTACTAAGCACATTACTAAGCCTCTTATTGTTGAGGCGTCGAGCGAGACATGCCAACGTCAATAAACGATTACAGCTTGTCAGCTATCAGCAACAGGCATCTAGCATCTCGATAAAAAAAGACGACCATATACGTTCTAATAAACTATATGCGCGATTTCGAAGAATCAATGCCTTACTCTGCACCTCTGACAAGGGGTTTATTATTCTTACTGCGATTGGCTTTCCAATTGCAAGCCATGCTTTTTTGCCAAAGGTAGCCCTTTACTACCAGGTAATTGCTGTTGCCGGTTTATGGCTCACTTGTTTCTTCGCTTTGGTTTTCTACCGCCGTAAATTGCAAGTAGAAGAATTCGAGAAAAGCATTATCAGTGTGCTTGGTTTAATTTCTAGAGCCGTTTCTGCAGGCTTATCTGTTCCACAAGCTATCGACCAAGTCGCGCAAAATGAACAGGGGTTACTCGGTCGTGAGTTCTCATATATTCGTGACAACTTGGCACTTGGGCTTAGCTTAAGAGACACGTTAGAGGACGCGTGTATTCGCCTTCCTTACCATAGCTTTCGTTATTTCTCTGTTGCTCTCATCCTAAATCAGTCGAATGGTGGTCAACTACGTGACATTCTTCAAGGCCTGAGTCGAACGATGCATGACAACCGAGCGATGAGAAAAAAGGTGAAGAGCTTAACCTCTGAGCCTCGAATGACTGCTCTATTTTTATCTCTATTACCCATCGGCTTAATTGGAAGCATAGCTTGGATAGAACCCACAATGGCCGATCGATTGATCAATACTGAATCGGGACAAAATGTACTTATTTACGTACTGAGTAGCATCTGTTTTGGCACCTTGATTCTAAACTCCTTAACACGCAATAAAAGGTTCTCTTCATGA
- a CDS encoding type II secretion system F family protein — MTYFASLMIGTGLLLALIAHLYSFKRDIVKNRLMSVSAYSNKYSTTSSDWGFQGQESRRRKLTLIGLGSPNAETYFLVIRFTLMTVGAMIWHMTQISESNVYSIAECIAIAIVTGILIDRILDWWVNQMLMQISRVVPDAIDLMVICVASGLTLEAVFRCVGEEMRSISPALSREWLLTATEISVLDSPQTALNNLDKRIQLPDINNVVTTMNQALQYGTPLADALKLIASDSRQYYFLELEEWVGKIPAKMSFPLVVFIMLPVVAIIIAPIMLNLMQTLGGI, encoded by the coding sequence ATGACCTACTTTGCCTCATTGATGATAGGGACAGGACTACTACTGGCCCTGATTGCGCACCTTTATTCATTTAAACGAGATATCGTCAAAAATAGGCTCATGTCTGTTTCTGCTTATTCTAATAAATACTCAACAACCTCAAGCGATTGGGGCTTTCAGGGTCAAGAATCTCGACGTCGAAAGCTGACCCTAATTGGTTTAGGATCACCAAATGCAGAAACTTATTTTCTCGTAATAAGGTTCACCCTAATGACCGTTGGCGCCATGATTTGGCACATGACTCAAATCTCGGAGTCGAACGTGTACTCAATAGCGGAATGTATCGCCATCGCCATCGTCACCGGCATTCTTATCGATCGGATTCTCGATTGGTGGGTAAACCAAATGCTAATGCAAATTAGTCGTGTCGTGCCTGACGCAATTGATTTGATGGTGATCTGTGTTGCATCAGGTTTAACACTCGAAGCGGTATTCCGCTGTGTTGGTGAAGAGATGCGTTCGATCTCTCCTGCATTGTCACGCGAGTGGCTGTTAACCGCGACAGAGATATCGGTTCTCGATTCACCACAAACGGCACTTAACAACTTAGACAAACGAATACAACTGCCTGACATCAACAATGTCGTCACCACGATGAATCAAGCACTTCAATACGGTACACCGCTTGCTGACGCTCTGAAGCTTATCGCTTCTGATAGCCGTCAATACTACTTTCTCGAACTGGAGGAGTGGGTCGGAAAAATACCAGCAAAAATGTCGTTCCCTTTAGTGGTCTTTATTATGTTGCCAGTAGTCGCCATCATCATTGCACCAATTATGCTTAATTTAATGCAAACATTGGGGGGAATATGA
- a CDS encoding tetratricopeptide repeat protein: MRHTILCCLLAILTGCQSTNKTQNEHVEDMKVAEVALMNGKPESAMDLYRKMLVAKPNDPQLLLLMGSAANQASRYDEALHYLKRAIELNQSSAIYRELGRSWLALGELEQATSALEESVRLEAFDDVAQNSLGVSYSLNKQYSKARECYSNALSLMPSSNEYRNNLAMAWILDGKPEQGIRILHPIFVRGEASVKLQLNLALAYALSGDSESAKAIAREHLSQPEYANNSLYYQALAAHAKRGEQ, from the coding sequence ATGAGACACACCATTCTATGTTGCCTACTTGCGATACTCACAGGGTGCCAATCAACAAACAAAACACAAAATGAGCACGTAGAGGACATGAAAGTAGCTGAAGTTGCGCTAATGAACGGTAAGCCTGAGAGCGCCATGGATCTCTATCGCAAAATGTTGGTAGCGAAACCCAATGACCCGCAGTTACTACTGTTGATGGGCTCCGCAGCCAATCAAGCCAGTCGTTATGACGAAGCACTGCATTACTTAAAGCGTGCTATCGAGCTTAATCAATCCAGTGCGATTTACCGTGAGTTAGGCCGTTCATGGCTAGCTTTAGGAGAGCTTGAACAAGCAACCTCGGCTCTTGAAGAATCTGTTCGACTGGAGGCTTTCGATGACGTTGCTCAAAATAGCTTAGGAGTCAGTTACTCGCTCAATAAGCAGTATTCCAAAGCCAGAGAGTGTTACTCAAATGCACTTAGCTTAATGCCTTCAAGCAACGAGTACAGAAACAACCTCGCTATGGCTTGGATACTCGATGGTAAACCAGAGCAAGGGATTCGAATTCTGCACCCGATCTTTGTTAGAGGTGAAGCGAGCGTAAAACTCCAGCTTAACCTTGCTTTGGCTTACGCGCTTTCTGGTGACAGCGAGTCTGCGAAAGCGATCGCTCGTGAGCATCTGTCGCAACCGGAATACGCGAACAATAGCTTGTATTACCAAGCCCTAGCCGCACACGCTAAGCGAGGAGAACAATAA
- a CDS encoding TadE/TadG family type IV pilus assembly protein: MLSRQKGANSVEFLMITLPFLLLILGFFDICRLLLVNIIFDVAVNAGAREVKTRPVGPLSNQVFIDTIDKFPLIDRSKIKLSQPLYVENLPDLVNEKAAPISKAVLGEYTVSYASSFALLPSLSTRFLERTGNITTLEKKVLVSYDG, translated from the coding sequence ATGCTCTCTCGTCAGAAAGGTGCGAATAGCGTTGAGTTTCTAATGATCACCCTACCGTTTCTATTGCTGATACTAGGGTTCTTTGACATCTGCCGTCTGCTACTGGTCAACATCATCTTCGATGTCGCCGTTAATGCAGGTGCTCGAGAAGTCAAAACTAGACCAGTTGGCCCTTTATCAAATCAAGTTTTCATCGACACTATCGACAAGTTCCCGCTGATCGATCGCAGCAAGATCAAGTTGTCGCAACCTTTGTACGTTGAAAACCTACCGGACTTAGTTAACGAGAAGGCGGCACCAATAAGCAAAGCAGTATTAGGGGAGTACACGGTGTCTTACGCATCCTCATTCGCTCTGCTGCCTAGCCTTTCAACCCGTTTTTTAGAACGTACCGGCAACATAACAACCTTGGAAAAAAAGGTATTGGTGAGTTATGACGGTTAA
- the tadF gene encoding tight adherence pilus pseudopilin TadF: MTVNNTHTKKQAGSAAVEFPFVVLAMMFILWGLVAIYRLFSMQTQLDNVTYNLVNAISSTQLKPEQGKNGLPETLKGPLLVLAERYLPSSIARGDIGILLESRVFDTAASTWEYEYLYAGSNCQSDPPIEDLTDMLVVGNGDPALNGTPSTLIQLTICVKTPFDYERLDLPKSLKSSSVVVGKHYG, encoded by the coding sequence ATGACGGTTAATAACACACACACCAAAAAACAAGCGGGATCAGCCGCCGTTGAGTTCCCATTTGTCGTGCTCGCGATGATGTTCATTCTGTGGGGGTTGGTTGCTATCTACCGCTTATTCAGTATGCAGACTCAGTTAGACAATGTTACTTACAACCTAGTGAATGCGATTTCTTCAACTCAACTCAAACCAGAGCAAGGGAAGAATGGTTTACCCGAGACTCTGAAAGGTCCATTACTCGTGCTCGCTGAACGTTATCTGCCGAGTAGTATTGCCCGCGGCGATATTGGGATTTTACTTGAAAGTCGTGTCTTTGATACTGCTGCTTCGACGTGGGAATACGAATATCTTTATGCAGGAAGCAACTGCCAAAGTGACCCACCTATTGAGGACCTTACGGACATGCTTGTTGTAGGCAACGGTGATCCTGCATTGAATGGAACACCATCCACTTTGATTCAACTGACCATATGCGTAAAGACACCATTTGACTACGAACGACTTGATCTTCCAAAAAGCCTAAAAAGCTCATCAGTAGTGGTAGGTAAGCACTATGGTTAA